One window of Triticum dicoccoides isolate Atlit2015 ecotype Zavitan chromosome 5A, WEW_v2.0, whole genome shotgun sequence genomic DNA carries:
- the LOC119303595 gene encoding uncharacterized protein LOC119303595: protein MATGGAPKPEEETVVFPDWVMLERIFRKRCHDDLDAAGEAVNKNKTAAPVKIDSVHSCFVSFTLAAPPGSSYFNLHWPERQGSEELLAFVRAVDKNLVLFDIAIPDRIRYFDAPPDLFVYTASAPPPPVQQLPRRSTKRFLARQFTTGILQLKAEHCYIVADLNVHLEKEGASAELCVFNSGANDWRIITEVLADKLPDLWFTDDVFAFDGRFLCWVDYFSGVVLCDFSKNVDSQVLHFVPFPGGIKYPDDARFPRYFPGRFRSVSISQGMMRYVHIDNDFHQTVHSGWRGIAPKRSKRRQKQLTHKITIWTLNSKFEWEVHCEINLDCLWAQPRYRGLSLPRRLPEYPVISMDDPGVLCCLLRAKEFAGKEWMIMVDMNHADLQSCTDVNVEDKFSNTTQLSTVFSKYLQKANRDGMGQH, encoded by the exons ATGGCCACCGGAGGCGCCCCAAAGCCGGAGGAAGAGACCGTCGTCTTCCCCGATTGGGTGATGCTGGAACGCATCTTCCGCAAACGGTGCCACGACGACCTAGACGCTGCTGGTGAGGCCGTCAACAAGAACAAGACCGCCGCTCCAGTCAAGATTGACAGCGTCCACTCCTGCTTCGTCTCCTTCACCCTCGCAGCTCCTCCAGGTTCCTCCTACTTCAACCTCCATTGGCCGGAGAGACAAGGCTCAGAAGAACTCCTTGCCttcgtccgggcagtcgacaagaACCTTGTCCTCTTCGACATCGCGATCCCCGACCGGATTCGCTACTTCGACGCTCCGCCAGATCTGTTCGTCTACACGGCCTCTGCTCCTCCCCCCCCGGTGCAGCAGCTTCCTCGGCGCAGCACAAAGCGGTTCCTGGCTCGTCAGTTCACCACCGGCATTCTGCAGCTCAAAGCGGAGCACTGCTACATCGTTGCCGACCTCAATGTCCACCTCGAGAAAGAGGGCGCTAGTGCTGAACTCTGTGtcttcaactccggcgccaacgatTGGAGAATCATCACCGAGGTGCTTGCTGATAAGCTCCCTGACCTCTGGTTTACCGATGATGTGTTTGCTTTCGATGGCCGTTTCCTTTGCTGGGTGGACTACTTCAGCGGCGTTGTGCTATGCGACTTCTCCAAAAATGTGGACTCCCAGGTGCTCCACTTCGTGCCTTTTCCTGGAGGAATCAAATACCCTGATGACGCACGGTTCCCGAGGTACTTCCCAGGGAGGTTCCGAAGTGTGTCCATCAGCCAAGGCATGATGCGCTATGTCCATATTGACAATGACTTTCATCAGACAGTCCACAGTGGCTGGCGAGGGATTGCTCCTAAGAGAAGCAAACGGCGGCAGAAGCAGCTAACCCACAAAATCACCATTTGGACGTTGAACTCCAAGTTCGAGTGGGAGGTGCATTGTGAGATCAACCTGGATTGTCTCTGGGCACAACCTCGTTACCGAGGTCTGAGCTTACCTCGGCGTCTTCCTGAGTACCCAGTCATCAGCATGGATGACCCGGGTGTTCTGTGCTGCCTGCTGAGGGCGAAGGAATTTGCTGGCAAGGAGTGGATGATCATGGTTGACATGAACCATGCGGATCTGCAGTCATGTACTGATGTGAATGTAGAAGACAAGTTCTCTAATACCACCCAACTTTCAACTGTCTTCTCCAAATACCTTCAAAAGGCGAACAG GGATGGCATGGGACAACATTGA